A single genomic interval of Brevundimonas diminuta harbors:
- a CDS encoding autotransporter domain-containing protein: MSRFITGGAVAALALAACAFAGSASAQTYNRLVVFGDSLSDNGNLFLISGGTQPPSPPYARRFSNGPTFVELLGFNAANFNGSVTGSINYAFGGSRTDASAGVPFGMLNQLSRYTAAGGRFSSTDLVSVLGGANDIFQGLPAAGASASPVAAITPVATTAAGNINSLVNTVAGAGAGTILVTNLPKLSLTPQFRGTTAAPLADFAVTTFNTALQTNLTATAAARPGSNIIMMDLYKIGDTLAGNPGLFGITNITQPCFNGATVCSNPDSYFYFDGVHPTAAGHRIIAQLATDYLYYGDIGAQSTLQGETTYRHREDALDAAGEALSGRQPWEAGVSVTTSALIDSVDTDARGSVTSSSSDGWGARIALEAGPSANWRFGLAGTARNTDVESQALQFNVESFGLDVYGGWRSGDVFVNAAVGVARDNIDDIERTTSLAPIVHTAETRALSSGARLQGGMWFDMGGVALSPRAALAYVSSDVDGYYEQGVGAQYQYGDRTVKALTGEVALRAEAEMGGFGLFAEGGYRDALDDSSDPVRVGLYNNPAQVLSREIDDPFGGQFLASAGVEGSVGPVKVTVGYRGRFGDHADSHMGGIQLKLPL; the protein is encoded by the coding sequence ATGTCACGCTTCATCACCGGCGGCGCCGTCGCTGCCTTGGCGCTCGCCGCCTGCGCCTTTGCCGGCTCGGCCTCGGCCCAGACCTACAACCGTCTTGTCGTCTTCGGCGACAGCCTCAGCGACAACGGCAACCTGTTTCTGATCTCGGGAGGGACCCAGCCGCCGTCGCCGCCCTATGCGCGCCGCTTCTCGAACGGTCCGACCTTCGTTGAACTGCTGGGCTTCAACGCCGCCAACTTCAACGGCTCGGTCACGGGCAGCATCAACTACGCCTTCGGCGGCTCGCGCACCGACGCCTCGGCCGGCGTGCCGTTCGGCATGCTGAACCAGCTGTCTCGTTACACCGCTGCGGGCGGCCGTTTCAGCTCGACGGATCTGGTCAGCGTCCTGGGCGGCGCCAACGACATCTTCCAAGGCTTGCCCGCCGCCGGCGCTTCCGCCAGTCCGGTCGCCGCCATCACCCCGGTCGCCACGACCGCCGCCGGCAACATCAACAGCCTGGTCAACACCGTGGCGGGCGCGGGGGCCGGGACCATCCTGGTCACCAACCTGCCCAAACTCAGCCTGACGCCTCAGTTCCGCGGCACGACCGCCGCGCCTCTGGCCGACTTCGCCGTCACCACCTTCAACACCGCGCTCCAGACCAATCTGACCGCCACGGCCGCCGCCCGCCCAGGCAGCAACATCATCATGATGGACCTGTACAAGATCGGCGACACCCTGGCTGGCAATCCGGGCCTGTTCGGCATCACCAACATCACCCAGCCCTGCTTCAACGGGGCGACGGTCTGCTCCAACCCCGACAGCTACTTCTACTTCGACGGCGTCCACCCGACCGCAGCGGGCCACCGGATCATCGCCCAGCTGGCGACCGACTATCTCTACTATGGCGACATCGGCGCCCAATCGACCTTGCAGGGTGAGACGACCTATCGTCACCGCGAGGACGCCCTGGACGCCGCCGGCGAGGCCCTGTCGGGTCGTCAGCCGTGGGAGGCCGGCGTGTCCGTCACCACCTCGGCCCTGATCGACAGCGTCGACACCGACGCGCGCGGCTCGGTCACCAGTTCGTCCAGCGACGGCTGGGGCGCCCGCATCGCGCTTGAGGCCGGCCCCTCGGCCAACTGGCGCTTCGGTCTGGCCGGCACGGCGCGCAACACCGACGTCGAAAGCCAGGCGCTGCAGTTCAACGTCGAAAGCTTCGGCCTGGACGTCTATGGCGGCTGGCGCTCGGGCGATGTCTTCGTCAACGCCGCCGTCGGCGTGGCGCGCGACAACATCGACGACATCGAACGCACCACCAGCCTGGCGCCGATCGTCCACACCGCCGAAACCCGCGCGCTCAGCAGCGGCGCGCGTCTGCAAGGCGGCATGTGGTTCGACATGGGCGGCGTCGCCCTGTCGCCCCGCGCCGCCCTGGCCTACGTCTCCAGCGACGTGGACGGCTATTACGAACAGGGCGTCGGCGCCCAGTATCAATACGGCGACCGCACCGTGAAGGCCCTGACCGGCGAGGTCGCCCTGCGCGCCGAGGCGGAAATGGGCGGCTTCGGCCTGTTCGCCGAGGGCGGCTACCGCGACGCTCTGGACGACAGCTCCGATCCGGTGCGCGTCGGTCTCTACAACAACCCGGCCCAGGTGCTGTCGCGCGAGATCGACGATCCGTTCGGCGGACAGTTCCTGGCCTCGGCCGGCGTTGAGGGTTCGGTCGGCCCGGTCAAGGTGACGGTCGGCTATCGCGGCCGCTTCGGCGACCACGCCGACAGCCACATGGGCGGCATTCAGCTGAAACTGCCGCTTTAA
- a CDS encoding GGDEF domain-containing protein, whose protein sequence is MTDVAEHDLTAEIARLRVELEAWKTRAAAAEAAADHDVLTPALNRRGFITAMQRTMAYCQRHGVPAVLLYLDMDGFKSVNDNLGHAAGDAALVAVAELLLANLRESDAVGRLGGDEFALLMLHAGYEEGRAKARQLAEALKTEGFVWDGQKTELGGSFGVRAWDGHTDAEVWLTEADAAMWVRKKGR, encoded by the coding sequence GTGACCGACGTGGCTGAACACGACCTGACCGCCGAGATCGCGCGCCTGCGCGTCGAGCTGGAAGCGTGGAAGACGCGCGCCGCGGCCGCCGAGGCCGCCGCCGACCACGATGTGCTGACGCCCGCCCTGAACCGGCGCGGCTTCATCACGGCGATGCAGCGGACCATGGCCTATTGCCAGCGGCACGGGGTGCCGGCGGTGCTGCTGTATCTGGACATGGACGGGTTCAAGAGCGTCAACGACAACCTGGGCCATGCCGCCGGCGATGCGGCCCTGGTCGCGGTGGCCGAGCTGCTCCTGGCCAATCTGCGCGAGTCGGATGCGGTGGGTCGGCTGGGCGGGGACGAGTTCGCCCTGCTGATGTTGCACGCGGGATATGAAGAGGGCCGGGCCAAGGCGCGTCAGCTGGCCGAGGCGCTTAAGACCGAGGGCTTCGTCTGGGACGGCCAGAAGACCGAACTGGGCGGCTCGTTCGGCGTGCGCGCCTGGGACGGCCATACCGACGCCGAGGTCTGGCTGACCGAGGCCGACGCCGCCATGTGGGTGAGGAAGAAGGGGCGCTGA
- the purE gene encoding 5-(carboxyamino)imidazole ribonucleotide mutase, producing MATSETPVAIIMGSRSDWPTMKLAADRLDQLGVAWDAKVVSAHRTPQRLVDFATGAKAAGYKVIIAGAGGAAHLPGMAASMTELPVLGVPVQSKALKGMDSLLSIVQMPAGVPVATLAIGEAGAANAGILAAQILALSDEELAGRLAAFRAAQTESVAETVED from the coding sequence ATGGCGACTTCCGAAACCCCGGTGGCGATCATCATGGGCAGCCGGTCCGACTGGCCGACCATGAAGCTGGCCGCCGATCGCCTGGATCAACTGGGCGTCGCCTGGGACGCCAAGGTCGTCAGCGCCCACCGCACGCCGCAGCGCCTGGTCGATTTCGCCACGGGCGCCAAGGCCGCCGGATACAAGGTCATCATCGCCGGAGCAGGGGGCGCCGCCCATCTGCCGGGCATGGCCGCCTCCATGACCGAACTGCCGGTGTTGGGCGTGCCGGTCCAGTCCAAGGCGCTGAAGGGCATGGATAGTCTGCTGTCGATCGTGCAGATGCCGGCGGGCGTTCCGGTCGCCACCCTAGCCATCGGCGAGGCGGGGGCCGCCAACGCCGGCATCCTGGCCGCCCAGATCCTGGCCCTGTCGGACGAAGAGTTGGCTGGACGCTTGGCCGCCTTCCGCGCCGCCCAGACCGAATCCGTCGCAGAAACCGTCGAGGACTGA
- a CDS encoding 5-(carboxyamino)imidazole ribonucleotide synthase, whose protein sequence is MPDLPLPPGSTLGIIGGGQLGRMLSQAASRLGFNVVILDPEADSPAGRVSARQIVAAYDDPKALSALGRAADVVTFEFENVPAESIERLAEAGALVAPGPTALRVSQDRVDEKTFLNAVGAPTVAFAVIDTLDDLVVGLTELGLPALLKTRREGYDGKGQVWIHAIEDAPAALESLGGRPAILEAKATFVRELSVIAARDWDGHMAVYPLGENRHEGGVLRTTLAPAAVDEKTQVRARAIAEAILDGLDYVGVLGVELFDLGDDVLLVNEIAPRVHNTGHWTQDGCVCDQFEQHIRAVAGWPLGPTKAHARIEMTNLLGDEVEDWRKLSAKSDERLHLYGKAEARPGRKMAHVNRVLGVV, encoded by the coding sequence GTGCCTGATCTTCCGCTTCCCCCCGGTTCGACCCTCGGCATCATCGGCGGAGGCCAGCTGGGCCGGATGCTGAGCCAGGCCGCCTCGCGCCTGGGCTTCAACGTCGTGATCCTGGACCCCGAGGCCGACAGCCCGGCCGGCCGGGTCTCGGCGCGCCAGATCGTCGCCGCCTATGACGACCCCAAGGCCCTGTCGGCGCTGGGCCGCGCCGCCGATGTCGTCACCTTCGAGTTCGAGAACGTGCCGGCCGAATCCATCGAGCGTCTGGCCGAGGCCGGCGCCCTCGTCGCGCCGGGACCGACGGCGCTGCGCGTGTCGCAGGACCGGGTGGACGAAAAGACCTTCCTGAACGCCGTCGGCGCCCCGACGGTCGCCTTCGCCGTCATCGACACGCTGGACGACCTGGTCGTCGGCCTAACCGAACTGGGCTTGCCCGCCCTCCTTAAGACCCGCCGCGAAGGCTATGACGGCAAGGGTCAGGTCTGGATCCACGCCATCGAGGACGCGCCCGCCGCCCTGGAAAGCTTGGGGGGGCGTCCGGCCATCCTGGAGGCCAAGGCGACCTTCGTGCGCGAACTGTCGGTCATCGCCGCCCGCGACTGGGACGGCCATATGGCGGTCTATCCGCTGGGCGAGAACCGGCACGAAGGCGGCGTCCTGCGCACCACCCTGGCCCCCGCCGCCGTGGACGAGAAGACGCAAGTTCGCGCCCGCGCCATCGCCGAGGCGATCCTGGACGGGCTGGACTACGTCGGCGTTCTGGGCGTCGAGCTCTTCGACCTCGGCGACGACGTGCTTCTGGTCAACGAGATCGCACCGCGCGTTCACAACACCGGTCACTGGACCCAGGACGGCTGCGTCTGCGATCAGTTCGAACAGCATATCCGCGCCGTCGCCGGCTGGCCGCTCGGCCCCACGAAGGCCCACGCCCGCATCGAAATGACCAATCTGCTGGGCGACGAGGTCGAGGACTGGCGCAAGCTGTCGGCCAAGTCCGACGAACGCCTTCACCTCTACGGCAAGGCCGAGGCCCGCCCCGGCCGCAAAATGGCGCATGTGAACCGGGTGTTGGGCGTGGTCTGA
- a CDS encoding COQ9 family protein: MTETTDWADRTEQTVLDAAIARAPALGWNARLLREACEACGLSQGDEELLLPNGARDLAALLSRRHDARALAALGEIDAKSLKIRERIARAVSERMEAGAADLEATRRCAAFLALPVNADLGLKLAWESADHLWRWAGDEATDWNHYSKRTILSGILIPALTMRWFDGRETAEAFVARRIENVMAFEKWKAGKDFDAPFRKVSDALSRMRFGARA; encoded by the coding sequence ATGACCGAGACGACAGACTGGGCCGACCGGACCGAACAGACCGTGCTGGACGCCGCCATCGCCCGCGCGCCCGCCCTGGGCTGGAACGCGCGTCTGTTGCGCGAAGCCTGTGAGGCGTGCGGCCTGTCGCAGGGGGACGAGGAACTGCTGCTGCCCAACGGCGCGCGCGATCTGGCGGCCCTGCTGTCGCGCCGCCACGATGCGCGAGCGCTGGCGGCTCTGGGTGAGATCGACGCCAAATCGCTGAAGATTCGCGAGCGAATCGCCCGCGCCGTGTCCGAGCGGATGGAGGCGGGCGCCGCCGATCTGGAGGCCACGCGTCGCTGCGCCGCCTTCCTCGCCCTGCCCGTCAACGCCGACCTGGGGCTGAAACTGGCCTGGGAGAGCGCGGATCATCTGTGGCGCTGGGCCGGGGACGAGGCGACCGACTGGAATCACTATTCGAAGCGGACGATCCTGTCGGGCATCCTGATTCCCGCCCTGACCATGCGCTGGTTCGACGGCCGCGAAACGGCCGAGGCTTTCGTCGCCCGCCGGATCGAAAACGTCATGGCCTTCGAGAAGTGGAAGGCGGGCAAGGACTTCGACGCGCCGTTCCGAAAGGTCAGCGACGCGCTGAGCCGCATGCGGTTTGGGGCGAGGGCGTAA
- the rpsU gene encoding 30S ribosomal protein S21, with product MVQIFVRDNNVDQALKALKKKMQREGSFREMKRHVHFEKPSEKRARQKAEAIRRARKLARKRMQREGLLPAPKPRVPGGR from the coding sequence CTGGTTCAGATTTTCGTTCGCGACAACAACGTCGACCAAGCGCTGAAAGCCCTGAAGAAGAAGATGCAGCGCGAGGGCAGCTTCCGTGAAATGAAGCGCCACGTGCACTTCGAGAAGCCCTCGGAAAAGCGCGCCCGTCAGAAGGCTGAAGCCATCCGTCGCGCCCGCAAGCTGGCGCGCAAGCGCATGCAGCGCGAGGGCCTGCTGCCCGCGCCGAAGCCGCGCGTCCCCGGCGGTCGTTAA
- a CDS encoding ABC transporter permease, with translation MNRTLLIARREYVAYAKTVGFWLSLLAFPLFAVLGGGIPALIKASEPIKSVAVIEEGPNATGLAAAVRASLQADVDRQNERLREAAEKGQAGAGRAVASITGPKIRLVDAPPAIADAVGPARDEAIRKALDKQTSKARRLDAVVFLSRTDGKPAAQVWTARATDNDVSGFVRNALRDARRTELLTAAGVAPAVAQEVQTFRPEVKSFSPSAASGGEVSMRDRIPSFIGLGVGFLLWSLVITGASILLNSVMEEKSNKILEVLLSSASATEILTGKVLGVALLTLTVMGVWGGIGAFTLISASPETAATVGQVLLHDGLIFYFIAYMVGGYLMYAVLFAAIGAFCETPRDAQTLMGPIMMILVVPILVMQMALTSPDAPVVKVLSWIPFFTPFLMSARAPSDPPLVEVILTLIGMFATAAFMVWIAGRAFRAGALSDVKLSWKSFGRAITGRA, from the coding sequence ATGAACCGCACCCTGCTGATCGCGCGACGCGAATATGTCGCCTACGCCAAGACCGTCGGCTTCTGGCTGTCGCTTCTTGCCTTTCCGCTGTTCGCCGTGCTGGGCGGCGGCATTCCGGCGCTGATCAAGGCCTCCGAGCCGATCAAGTCGGTGGCGGTGATCGAGGAAGGCCCCAATGCGACGGGGCTGGCCGCCGCCGTGCGCGCCTCTCTGCAAGCCGATGTGGATCGTCAGAACGAGCGCCTGCGCGAAGCCGCCGAAAAGGGACAGGCGGGCGCCGGGCGCGCCGTCGCCTCCATCACCGGCCCCAAGATCCGTCTGGTCGACGCACCGCCCGCCATCGCCGACGCCGTCGGCCCGGCGCGTGACGAGGCGATCCGCAAGGCGCTGGACAAACAGACCTCCAAGGCCAGGCGCCTCGACGCCGTGGTGTTCTTGAGCCGCACGGATGGGAAGCCCGCCGCCCAGGTCTGGACCGCGCGCGCCACCGACAACGACGTCTCAGGCTTCGTCCGCAACGCCCTGCGCGATGCCCGGCGCACCGAACTTCTGACCGCCGCCGGGGTCGCCCCCGCCGTGGCGCAGGAGGTTCAGACCTTCCGGCCTGAGGTGAAGTCCTTCTCGCCCAGCGCGGCCAGCGGGGGCGAGGTGTCGATGCGTGACCGGATCCCGTCCTTCATCGGCCTGGGCGTCGGCTTCCTCTTGTGGTCGCTGGTTATCACAGGGGCCTCGATCCTGCTGAACAGCGTGATGGAGGAGAAGTCGAACAAGATCCTGGAGGTGCTGCTGTCCTCGGCCTCGGCGACCGAAATCCTGACGGGCAAGGTGCTGGGCGTGGCGCTGCTGACCCTGACGGTCATGGGCGTCTGGGGCGGGATCGGGGCCTTCACCCTGATCTCGGCCTCGCCCGAGACGGCGGCAACGGTCGGACAGGTGCTGCTGCACGACGGCCTGATCTTCTATTTCATCGCCTATATGGTCGGCGGCTACCTGATGTATGCGGTGCTGTTCGCCGCCATCGGCGCTTTCTGCGAGACGCCGCGCGACGCCCAGACCTTGATGGGGCCGATCATGATGATCCTGGTCGTGCCGATTCTGGTGATGCAGATGGCCCTGACGAGCCCGGATGCGCCGGTGGTGAAGGTGTTGTCCTGGATTCCCTTCTTCACCCCGTTCCTGATGAGCGCGCGCGCGCCCAGCGATCCGCCGCTGGTGGAGGTGATTCTGACGCTGATCGGCATGTTCGCGACCGCCGCCTTCATGGTGTGGATCGCCGGGCGGGCCTTCCGCGCCGGCGCCCTGTCAGACGTGAAGCTGAGCTGGAAGAGCTTTGGCCGGGCCATCACCGGGCGGGCGTAG
- a CDS encoding ABC transporter ATP-binding protein, translating into MAALTLDRVNKRYGDFHAVRDLSFQVEKGAICGFLGPNGAGKTSTLRMILGLQPATSGRIEILGADDGRKVRDRIGFLPEERGLYKKMTPVEAIAFFGALKGLPVAEGRKRAKTLLEQQGLGEAQKKKMKELSKGMAQKVQLIASVVHQPEFVILDEPFSGLDPMNQQGLEAMIRGLAANGATVLFSTHVMQHAERLCDKVVLLARGKKAFEGTVDQAKATSPRFLYLDGAISADDAAALPGVAGVETLSNVDGVRRLKIALAPGAGGQDTLKTAFLNGLDVRGFALKEPTLHDAFIGLTGDHPDQPVASVEAAR; encoded by the coding sequence ATGGCGGCGTTGACGCTGGATAGGGTGAACAAGCGATACGGCGATTTCCACGCCGTGCGCGATCTGAGTTTTCAGGTCGAGAAGGGGGCGATCTGCGGCTTTCTGGGACCGAACGGGGCGGGCAAGACCTCGACCCTACGGATGATCCTGGGGTTGCAGCCGGCGACGTCGGGGCGGATCGAGATCCTGGGCGCCGACGACGGGCGCAAGGTGCGCGACCGGATCGGTTTCCTGCCCGAGGAGCGCGGCCTCTACAAGAAGATGACGCCGGTCGAGGCCATCGCCTTCTTTGGCGCGCTGAAAGGCCTGCCGGTCGCCGAGGGCCGCAAGCGCGCCAAGACCCTGCTGGAGCAGCAGGGGCTGGGCGAGGCGCAGAAAAAGAAGATGAAGGAGCTGTCCAAGGGGATGGCGCAGAAGGTGCAGCTGATCGCCTCGGTCGTGCATCAGCCGGAGTTCGTCATCCTGGACGAACCCTTCTCCGGTCTGGACCCGATGAACCAGCAGGGCTTGGAGGCGATGATTCGCGGGCTGGCCGCGAACGGCGCCACGGTGCTGTTCTCCACCCACGTGATGCAGCATGCCGAGCGGCTGTGCGACAAGGTCGTGTTGCTGGCCCGCGGCAAGAAGGCATTCGAAGGGACGGTGGATCAGGCCAAGGCCACCTCGCCGCGCTTCCTGTATCTGGACGGCGCGATCAGCGCAGACGACGCCGCCGCCCTGCCCGGCGTCGCGGGCGTCGAGACCCTGTCCAACGTCGATGGCGTGCGTCGGCTGAAGATCGCCCTGGCGCCCGGCGCCGGGGGTCAGGACACGTTGAAGACGGCCTTCCTGAACGGGCTGGACGTGCGCGGCTTCGCGCTGAAGGAGCCGACGCTGCACGACGCCTTCATCGGCCTGACCGGCGACCATCCCGACCAACCCGTCGCATCCGTGGAGGCTGCCCGATGA
- a CDS encoding CocE/NonD family hydrolase, whose protein sequence is MNKIVAAVVAGLLAATPIAASAQDYGRYSETAAQTELSRLADVQMAVMVPMRDGVGLATNVYRPKNASGPLPTVFVRTPYNELAYNARTTRSALSWVSKGYAFVIQNERGRYFSGGDYQILGYPQTDGYDALTWIAAQPWSNGKVGTLGCSSSAEWQLALAAQNHPAHAAMVPQASGAGIGKVGRFQEQGNWYTGGVPRNLFFVWLYGVDNPQRAQIPMDLDQETRARIVRYNDLDAKKPDVNWPSQIRHLPVNEMLKDLGEPAGTFEELIARTPSDPDWRQGGLYHDDMGWGVPSLWFNSWYDVSIGPNMELFNHARSTTQDREAAEHQYVVVGPNNHCAFGGLGPNYKSGDRPLGDATFDSDALVHAWFDRWLKGERRAFPESTPHVQYFNMGENAWRTAAQWPPAGVKTVRMYLRSGGGANSLNGDGLLSLQAPPAGEPADRYRYDPMNPVQTIGGGDCCNGGLVTAGAFDQRPIEARNDVLVYTSEALTEPMQVTGFIDAVLKVSSSAPDTDFAVKLVDVAPDGTAYILGDTIMRARYRNGYDRPAPLTPGQVATVQPTPLTISNTFQPGHRIRVEVTSSNFPKFVRNLNTGGANETESQGVVADNAVHHAGDDASYIDLPVVK, encoded by the coding sequence ATGAACAAGATCGTCGCCGCCGTCGTCGCGGGGCTGTTGGCCGCCACGCCCATCGCCGCCTCGGCGCAGGACTACGGGCGCTACAGCGAAACCGCCGCACAGACCGAGCTGTCGCGCCTGGCGGATGTGCAGATGGCGGTCATGGTGCCGATGCGCGACGGCGTGGGACTGGCCACCAATGTCTATCGCCCCAAGAACGCGTCCGGCCCCTTGCCGACCGTGTTCGTGCGCACGCCCTATAACGAGTTGGCCTACAACGCCCGCACCACACGCTCGGCCCTGAGCTGGGTCAGCAAGGGCTATGCCTTCGTCATCCAGAACGAGCGGGGACGGTATTTCTCGGGCGGCGACTATCAGATCCTGGGCTATCCCCAGACCGACGGCTATGACGCCCTGACGTGGATTGCGGCCCAGCCCTGGTCGAACGGCAAGGTCGGCACCCTGGGCTGTTCGTCGTCCGCCGAATGGCAGCTGGCCCTGGCGGCACAGAACCACCCCGCCCACGCCGCCATGGTGCCCCAGGCCTCGGGCGCAGGCATCGGCAAGGTTGGACGGTTCCAGGAACAGGGCAACTGGTACACCGGGGGCGTGCCGCGCAACCTGTTCTTCGTGTGGCTGTACGGCGTGGATAACCCGCAGCGTGCCCAGATCCCGATGGATCTCGACCAGGAAACCCGCGCCCGCATCGTTCGCTACAACGACCTGGACGCCAAGAAGCCGGATGTGAACTGGCCCAGCCAGATCCGGCATCTGCCGGTCAACGAGATGCTGAAGGACCTGGGCGAGCCGGCCGGCACGTTCGAGGAACTGATCGCGCGCACCCCGTCCGATCCGGACTGGCGTCAGGGCGGCCTGTATCACGACGACATGGGCTGGGGCGTGCCGTCCCTGTGGTTCAACAGCTGGTATGACGTCTCGATCGGGCCGAACATGGAGCTGTTCAACCACGCCCGGTCCACGACCCAGGATCGCGAGGCGGCCGAGCACCAGTACGTCGTGGTCGGCCCCAACAACCACTGCGCCTTCGGCGGCCTGGGGCCGAACTACAAGTCGGGCGACCGGCCGCTGGGCGACGCCACTTTCGACAGCGACGCCCTGGTGCACGCCTGGTTCGACCGCTGGCTGAAGGGCGAGCGCCGCGCCTTCCCCGAGAGCACGCCGCACGTGCAGTATTTCAACATGGGCGAAAACGCCTGGCGCACGGCCGCGCAGTGGCCGCCGGCCGGGGTCAAGACGGTGCGGATGTATCTGCGCTCGGGCGGCGGGGCCAACAGCCTGAACGGCGATGGCCTGCTGAGCCTTCAGGCGCCGCCCGCCGGCGAGCCGGCAGACCGCTATCGCTATGATCCGATGAACCCGGTCCAGACCATCGGCGGCGGCGATTGCTGCAACGGCGGGCTGGTCACGGCCGGGGCCTTCGATCAGCGGCCGATCGAGGCGCGCAACGACGTGCTGGTCTATACGTCGGAGGCGCTGACCGAGCCGATGCAGGTCACCGGCTTCATTGATGCGGTGCTGAAGGTGTCGTCCTCTGCCCCCGACACCGATTTCGCGGTCAAGCTGGTGGATGTGGCGCCGGACGGCACGGCCTATATCCTGGGCGACACCATCATGCGGGCGCGCTATCGCAACGGCTATGACCGCCCCGCGCCCCTGACGCCGGGACAAGTGGCGACCGTGCAGCCCACGCCGCTGACCATCAGCAACACCTTCCAGCCCGGTCACCGCATCCGGGTCGAAGTCACCAGCTCCAACTTCCCCAAGTTCGTGCGCAACCTGAACACGGGCGGGGCGAACGAGACCGAGAGCCAGGGCGTGGTCGCCGACAACGCCGTCCATCACGCGGGCGACGACGCCTCCTACATCGACCTGCCTGTGGTGAAATAG
- a CDS encoding M23 family metallopeptidase: protein MRRLLSNAPMARCKTLLIHSGQTAAFAAVAVFAAAAAPNAAREAALSPPTQIAAPVSPPLKAEVEKAGPITRQIAFTAPVRGYAINSPFGLRKLAIEAKARAHKGVDIAAPKGTTVFTAAEGEVIRTGYDPEGYGNFIEVRHPNGMSTLYGHLSRIDVANGDAVAPGQRIGLVGSTGYSTGPHLHFEVRRGGAQVNPIKVVDRHFEVTVKAKG, encoded by the coding sequence ATGCGACGCCTGCTATCCAACGCGCCGATGGCGCGGTGCAAGACCCTGTTGATCCACTCCGGCCAGACGGCCGCCTTCGCCGCCGTGGCCGTTTTCGCCGCCGCCGCCGCGCCAAACGCCGCGCGTGAGGCCGCCTTGTCGCCGCCGACCCAGATCGCCGCGCCGGTGTCGCCGCCCCTGAAGGCCGAGGTCGAGAAGGCAGGTCCGATCACGCGCCAGATCGCCTTCACCGCCCCGGTGCGGGGCTATGCGATCAACTCGCCGTTCGGCCTTCGCAAACTGGCCATCGAAGCCAAGGCGCGCGCGCACAAGGGCGTGGATATCGCCGCGCCGAAGGGCACGACTGTTTTCACCGCCGCCGAGGGCGAAGTCATTCGCACGGGGTACGACCCCGAGGGCTATGGCAACTTCATCGAGGTGCGCCACCCCAACGGCATGAGCACCCTTTATGGCCACCTCAGCCGGATCGATGTGGCGAACGGCGATGCGGTCGCGCCCGGTCAGCGCATCGGCCTGGTCGGCTCCACGGGCTATTCCACCGGCCCGCACCTGCATTTCGAGGTCCGTCGCGGCGGCGCCCAGGTCAATCCGATCAAGGTGGTCGATCGGCATTTCGAAGTGACGGTCAAGGCCAAGGGCTGA
- a CDS encoding YdcH family protein, translating into MNDDTPAITEEMAELQARVNHLRQEHADLDASIEALGQAAIPDQLMIARLKRKKLALKDEIVKLEDRILPDIIA; encoded by the coding sequence ATGAACGACGACACGCCTGCGATCACCGAGGAAATGGCCGAGCTTCAGGCGCGGGTGAACCATCTGCGTCAGGAACACGCCGACCTGGACGCCTCGATCGAGGCCCTGGGTCAGGCCGCCATTCCCGATCAGCTGATGATCGCCCGGCTGAAGCGCAAGAAGCTGGCGCTGAAGGACGAAATCGTGAAGCTGGAAGACCGTATCCTACCCGACATCATCGCCTGA
- a CDS encoding TIGR02444 family protein, which produces MRLWDWAVAAYGAPGVGEACLALQDSHDQNVPLLLWSAWGAATGRKPDEETIEAACDTARAWDSVVVAPLRSVRRILKAPVPDIDDGSRESVRNRIKALELEAERHLLDALEALAPEPGGPARPIIDGLAATARMWADVTPRPALIRLADALPA; this is translated from the coding sequence ATGAGGCTGTGGGACTGGGCGGTCGCCGCCTATGGAGCGCCGGGCGTTGGAGAGGCGTGTCTGGCGCTGCAGGACAGCCACGACCAGAACGTGCCCTTGCTGCTGTGGTCCGCCTGGGGCGCGGCGACGGGCCGAAAGCCCGACGAAGAGACGATTGAGGCGGCTTGCGACACCGCCCGGGCCTGGGACAGCGTCGTGGTCGCCCCGCTGCGTTCGGTGCGGCGGATACTGAAGGCGCCGGTGCCCGACATCGACGACGGCTCGCGCGAAAGCGTGCGCAACCGCATCAAGGCGCTGGAGCTGGAGGCGGAGCGGCATTTGCTGGACGCGCTGGAGGCGCTGGCGCCCGAACCCGGCGGGCCGGCCCGCCCGATCATCGACGGCCTGGCGGCCACCGCCCGGATGTGGGCGGACGTGACACCGCGCCCGGCCCTGATCCGGCTCGCAGACGCCCTTCCGGCCTGA